In a single window of the Natronosalvus caseinilyticus genome:
- a CDS encoding response regulator: MAEEPFDILVIEDNPGDVRLIENGFDESDVPRSLTVVTDGAEALNYLYRRNGYESAAKPDLVLLDLNVPKLTGNAVLERITDDPDFRSTPILVLSGSQSDDHILETYQLGADGYFVKPVDPHEFISLVKTIGDSLASPGSLPSGKFADIDQPL; this comes from the coding sequence ATGGCCGAGGAACCGTTCGACATCCTGGTAATCGAGGACAACCCGGGCGACGTCCGTCTCATCGAGAACGGATTCGACGAGAGCGACGTCCCGCGTTCGCTGACCGTCGTCACCGACGGCGCGGAAGCGCTCAACTACCTCTATCGACGAAACGGCTACGAATCCGCGGCGAAACCGGACCTCGTGCTGCTGGATCTGAACGTGCCGAAACTGACCGGCAACGCGGTTCTCGAGCGGATTACCGACGACCCCGACTTTCGTTCGACGCCGATACTCGTTCTCTCCGGCTCCCAGTCCGACGACCACATTCTGGAGACCTATCAGCTGGGAGCGGACGGATACTTCGTCAAACCGGTAGACCCCCACGAGTTCATCTCGCTCGTCAAAACGATCGGGGATTCGCTGGCCTCGCCCGGATCGCTCCCGTCGGGGAAGTTCGCCGACATCGACCAGCCCCTGTGA
- a CDS encoding ABC transporter ATP-binding protein — MTTIALHDVAKRYGDVTALAGIDLEVESGEVFGFLGPNGAGKSTTIDILLRYTHPTSGRVEVLGHDVTSDPVAVRERTGILPEGYAPFETMTGRQHLEYAIAANDADDDPDVLLERVDVAHAADRKAIGYSKGMTQRLGLAMALVGEPELLILDEPSTGLDPHGVRLMRQIVREERDRGATVFFSSHILEQVEAVADRVGILRQGSLIAVDTIDGLRTANESDGELVVELDLETAETDEKLAAGEGISGIEAGVALEPIVAAVDSLTGVSSVRQDGDALVVTCATKAKLEVLDTIREHGATITDFSTAETSLEELFVSYTEGER; from the coding sequence ATGACGACGATTGCCCTCCACGACGTCGCGAAACGCTACGGCGACGTCACCGCACTGGCCGGCATCGACCTCGAGGTCGAATCCGGCGAGGTCTTCGGCTTCCTGGGCCCGAACGGGGCCGGCAAGTCGACGACCATCGACATCCTGCTGCGCTACACCCACCCCACGAGCGGGCGGGTCGAAGTCCTGGGTCACGACGTGACGAGCGACCCGGTCGCCGTCCGCGAGCGGACCGGTATCCTCCCGGAGGGGTATGCCCCCTTCGAGACGATGACCGGCCGCCAGCACCTCGAGTACGCCATTGCGGCCAACGACGCCGACGACGACCCCGACGTCTTGCTCGAGCGCGTGGACGTGGCCCACGCGGCCGACCGCAAGGCCATCGGCTACTCGAAGGGGATGACCCAGCGCCTGGGGCTGGCGATGGCTCTCGTCGGCGAACCCGAACTCCTGATCCTCGACGAACCGTCGACTGGGCTCGACCCCCACGGCGTCCGACTGATGCGTCAGATCGTCCGTGAGGAGCGCGACCGGGGCGCGACGGTCTTCTTCTCGAGTCACATCTTAGAGCAGGTCGAGGCCGTCGCCGACCGGGTCGGTATCCTCCGGCAGGGCTCGCTGATCGCCGTCGACACGATCGACGGCCTCCGGACGGCCAACGAGAGCGACGGCGAACTCGTCGTCGAACTCGATCTCGAGACGGCCGAAACAGACGAGAAACTGGCCGCTGGCGAAGGCATATCCGGAATCGAAGCTGGCGTCGCCCTCGAACCGATCGTCGCAGCCGTCGACTCCCTCACGGGCGTCTCCTCGGTGCGTCAAGACGGAGACGCGCTCGTGGTCACCTGCGCGACGAAGGCGAAACTCGAGGTGCTGGATACAATCCGCGAGCACGGGGCAACCATCACCGACTTTTCGACCGCGGAGACGTCGCTCGAGGAACTGTTCGTCTCCTACACGGAGGGCGAGCGATGA
- a CDS encoding RNA-binding protein, producing the protein MQVKSRHHLRSDAISEIETAVSNRLGVTLAGDTYERVEFEDSDWEVVLVDGAPEIAYFDDEPFLTVRGANAYDPDYRIVTVDAGAVSFVSDGADVMRPGITEADAEISEGDLVLIAEESHGKVLAIGRARVSGTEMVGEEGKVVDSLHHVGDDLYSFSG; encoded by the coding sequence ATGCAGGTCAAATCGCGACACCACCTCCGCAGTGACGCCATCTCCGAGATCGAGACGGCCGTGTCCAACCGGCTCGGCGTCACGCTCGCGGGCGACACCTACGAACGCGTCGAGTTCGAAGACAGCGACTGGGAGGTCGTTCTAGTCGACGGCGCCCCCGAAATTGCCTACTTCGACGACGAGCCGTTCCTGACCGTCCGCGGGGCGAACGCCTACGACCCCGACTACCGGATCGTGACCGTCGACGCGGGCGCGGTCTCGTTCGTCTCCGACGGCGCGGACGTGATGCGCCCGGGGATCACCGAAGCCGATGCCGAAATCTCTGAAGGGGACCTCGTGTTGATCGCCGAGGAGTCCCACGGCAAGGTGTTGGCGATCGGGCGCGCTCGCGTCTCGGGGACGGAGATGGTCGGCGAGGAGGGGAAGGTCGTCGACTCGCTGCACCACGTCGGCGACGACCTCTATTCGTTCTCCGGGTAG
- a CDS encoding NAD-dependent epimerase/dehydratase family protein yields the protein MSILVTGGDGYLGWPTALRIASRTDDRVVLVDNFARREWVESVGSTTAVPIADIDARLEAAEEVLGLENLSFVEGDLTDRAFVDQLLSVHEPETIVHTAAQPSAPYSQINGERANYTQHNNMQATRNLLWGLHEAGLSDTHFIETTTTGVYGAPTFPIPEGGATMENQGERDDVPFPAMAGSWYHLTKSHDAANMRLAHKQFDIPISDVRTAITYGTETEETAAHPDLATRFDFDYYFGVVTHRFCAQAVAGYPMTVYGKGEQRKPFIALEDAVEGLARLALEETDHDGLDVYNQVTRAISIVEIAETIASVAHEFDLDVDVEHFENPREEDETHKMEIEHDRYADLIDGQSTTFEDGVRQILGTLVDHERTVTAHEDRFLPGVLTSDD from the coding sequence ATGTCGATACTGGTTACGGGCGGTGACGGATATCTCGGCTGGCCTACCGCACTGCGCATCGCATCGCGAACCGACGACCGCGTGGTCCTCGTCGATAACTTCGCGAGGAGAGAGTGGGTAGAATCCGTCGGGTCGACGACAGCGGTACCCATCGCGGATATCGATGCGCGACTGGAAGCAGCCGAAGAAGTGCTCGGTCTCGAGAACCTCTCCTTCGTCGAGGGTGATTTGACCGACAGAGCGTTCGTCGATCAGTTGCTCTCAGTTCACGAACCCGAGACGATCGTTCACACTGCCGCACAACCGTCTGCGCCGTACTCACAGATCAACGGTGAACGGGCAAACTACACGCAGCACAACAATATGCAGGCGACCCGGAATCTGCTCTGGGGGCTGCACGAAGCTGGACTTTCAGACACCCACTTCATCGAAACGACGACGACCGGCGTCTACGGGGCGCCCACGTTCCCGATTCCGGAGGGTGGGGCGACGATGGAAAACCAGGGCGAGCGGGACGACGTCCCGTTCCCAGCGATGGCCGGTAGCTGGTACCACCTGACGAAATCGCACGACGCAGCCAATATGCGCCTGGCACACAAACAGTTCGACATACCAATCTCGGACGTGCGAACGGCGATCACGTACGGCACCGAAACCGAAGAGACCGCAGCACACCCCGACCTGGCGACCCGGTTCGACTTCGATTACTACTTCGGGGTCGTTACCCACCGATTCTGTGCACAGGCCGTCGCTGGCTATCCGATGACCGTGTACGGGAAAGGCGAACAGCGAAAGCCGTTTATCGCCCTCGAGGACGCGGTCGAAGGGCTGGCGCGTCTGGCCCTCGAAGAGACCGACCACGACGGACTCGACGTCTACAATCAGGTCACTCGAGCGATCAGTATCGTCGAGATTGCAGAAACCATCGCCTCTGTCGCCCACGAGTTCGATCTCGACGTCGACGTCGAACACTTCGAAAACCCACGCGAAGAAGACGAGACGCACAAGATGGAGATCGAACACGACCGCTACGCGGACCTGATCGACGGCCAGTCGACGACGTTCGAGGACGGCGTCAGACAGATCCTCGGAACGCTGGTCGATCACGAACGGACGGTCACTGCCCACGAAGATCGGTTCCTCCCCGGCGTCCTGACGTCTGATGACTGA
- a CDS encoding S8 family peptidase yields MVDNTMSREHISRRTLLHGVGAGVAATALAGQASGRDDEYIVGLRADSGFEVASERASGVRLELEFGDVGKALSGRFSEQAIEALENNPNVRYVEQNGRMHALEQTTPYGIDLVDADVAIDNGETGAGANIAIIDTGIDAQHETLSANLGEGWAAGDAECDTGCGGGPFGGGNDIDECLEVWDDDNDHGSHCAGTAAAADNGLGVIGVAPDATLHAVKVLDCSGGGSYDSIAAGIEWAADQGQIDVLSMSLGGDDSSVVRDACQYADQQGKIIVAAAGNSGPCTDCVGYPAAYDEVVAVSATDSNDDLADFSSTGPEVEIAAPGVDVLSSIPRSDYAQFSGTSMACPHVAGAAASLIGAGEDPANVRQLLRDGAEDVGLASNEQGAGRLNVANSLGLDGGDDDDGGDGGDGGDGDTAPVIDQFAVSTKSSGPWSRASVTWSVSDADGDLASVTTELLSGTSVLDSQTTSVSGSSASGEDDLRTRDSPDSVRMVVTDAAGNETSDSQAY; encoded by the coding sequence GTGGTTGATAATACCATGTCACGGGAACACATCTCACGACGAACGCTGCTGCACGGAGTCGGCGCTGGAGTCGCCGCGACGGCACTGGCCGGACAGGCGTCCGGGCGGGACGACGAGTACATCGTCGGACTACGGGCCGACAGCGGATTCGAGGTCGCCAGCGAGCGAGCCAGCGGTGTCCGGCTCGAGCTCGAGTTCGGCGACGTCGGCAAAGCCCTCTCGGGACGGTTCTCCGAGCAGGCGATCGAGGCGCTCGAGAACAACCCGAACGTTCGCTACGTCGAGCAGAACGGCCGGATGCACGCCCTCGAGCAGACGACGCCGTACGGCATCGACCTGGTAGACGCCGACGTGGCGATCGACAACGGCGAGACCGGCGCCGGCGCCAACATCGCGATCATCGACACGGGGATCGACGCCCAACACGAGACGCTCTCGGCAAACCTCGGCGAGGGCTGGGCCGCGGGCGACGCGGAGTGTGACACCGGCTGTGGCGGCGGTCCCTTCGGCGGCGGCAACGACATCGACGAGTGTCTCGAGGTCTGGGACGACGACAACGATCACGGGAGCCACTGCGCGGGGACGGCCGCCGCGGCCGACAACGGACTGGGCGTCATCGGTGTCGCCCCGGACGCCACCCTGCACGCGGTCAAGGTGCTGGACTGTTCGGGCGGTGGCTCGTACGACAGCATCGCCGCTGGCATCGAGTGGGCTGCCGACCAGGGCCAGATCGATGTGTTGAGTATGAGCCTCGGTGGCGACGACTCGAGCGTCGTCCGCGACGCCTGCCAGTACGCCGACCAGCAGGGGAAGATCATCGTCGCGGCGGCCGGGAACTCCGGACCGTGTACCGACTGCGTCGGCTACCCCGCCGCGTACGACGAGGTCGTTGCCGTCAGCGCGACCGACTCGAACGACGATCTCGCGGACTTCTCCTCGACCGGCCCGGAGGTGGAGATCGCCGCTCCCGGTGTCGACGTCCTCTCGTCGATCCCGCGCAGCGACTACGCCCAGTTCTCCGGGACTTCGATGGCCTGCCCGCACGTCGCCGGCGCGGCCGCGAGCCTGATCGGTGCCGGCGAGGATCCGGCGAACGTCCGACAGCTCCTGAGAGATGGCGCCGAGGACGTCGGCCTGGCCAGCAACGAGCAAGGCGCGGGTCGGCTGAACGTCGCGAACTCGCTGGGGCTCGACGGTGGTGACGATGACGACGGCGGCGACGGCGGTGACGGCGGTGACGGCGACACCGCACCCGTCATCGACCAGTTCGCCGTCTCGACCAAATCGAGCGGCCCCTGGTCGCGCGCGAGCGTCACCTGGTCCGTCTCAGACGCCGACGGCGACCTCGCGAGCGTGACGACGGAACTTCTCTCGGGAACCAGCGTGCTCGACAGCCAGACCACGAGCGTCAGCGGCTCGAGCGCCTCGGGCGAAGACGACCTCCGAACCCGCGACAGTCCCGACAGCGTCCGGATGGTCGTGACGGACGCCGCGGGGAACGAAACGAGCGACAGCCAGGCGTACTGA
- a CDS encoding sensor histidine kinase, which translates to MSQKADRSRQQESRAENSATADPLTLENGLEALRSSPSFHGTVEPLDGLDDLETCEHIALFYRSREERFATVTPFIRQGIERGERVMYVIDDLPKSDILTELRGGDVDVDAALESGQLTFHTLEETYLRSGRFDPDDMLEVYADAIEEAKAEYPALRVTANTNFILDEYATLEDFMAYESRVNDLFRGEDCIALCHYDCERIPPETLVDVIRTHPHLVYEDTVCHNFYYTPPEEFFEPDEPTRDVERMLNTLVDRARARSELNETVAELEESNERLRRFAYVASHDLQEPLRMISSYLQLLDSRYADDLDEEAREYIDFAVDGSDRMREMVDGLLAYSRIDMDEADFERVECDDVVDDVLTDLQVQIDETDAAVDLEPLPTVRGEVHQLKQLFSNLVSNAIKYSGDEPPRIEIADEKRGDRCVLSVADDGIGIETEYVDQIFDIFNRLHSNDEFQGTGIGLSLCRKIVDHHGGDIWVDSEPGDGTTFYFTLPAAA; encoded by the coding sequence ATGAGTCAGAAGGCAGATCGAAGCCGTCAGCAGGAGTCGCGGGCGGAGAACTCCGCCACCGCCGACCCGCTAACCCTGGAGAACGGTCTGGAGGCGCTTCGATCGAGCCCGTCGTTTCACGGCACGGTCGAACCGCTCGACGGGCTCGACGACCTCGAAACCTGCGAGCACATCGCACTGTTCTACCGGAGCCGCGAGGAACGGTTCGCCACCGTTACCCCGTTTATTCGACAGGGTATCGAGCGCGGCGAGCGGGTCATGTACGTCATCGACGACCTCCCGAAGTCCGACATCCTCACGGAACTCCGCGGCGGCGACGTCGACGTAGACGCGGCTCTCGAGTCGGGCCAGCTGACGTTTCACACGCTCGAGGAGACCTACCTGCGGTCCGGCCGCTTCGACCCCGACGACATGCTCGAGGTGTACGCCGACGCGATCGAAGAGGCAAAAGCGGAGTACCCGGCGCTCCGGGTGACCGCGAACACGAACTTCATCCTGGACGAGTACGCGACCCTCGAGGACTTCATGGCCTACGAGAGCCGCGTCAACGACCTCTTCCGCGGCGAGGACTGCATCGCCCTCTGTCACTACGATTGTGAGCGCATCCCACCCGAGACGCTCGTCGACGTTATCCGAACGCACCCGCACCTGGTGTACGAAGACACCGTCTGTCACAACTTCTACTACACGCCGCCTGAGGAGTTCTTCGAACCTGACGAACCCACCCGTGACGTCGAGCGAATGCTGAACACGCTGGTCGACCGCGCCAGAGCGCGGTCCGAACTCAACGAGACGGTCGCGGAACTCGAGGAGTCCAACGAGCGACTCAGGCGGTTCGCGTACGTCGCCTCCCACGACTTACAGGAGCCGCTACGGATGATCTCGAGCTATCTCCAGTTGCTCGATTCCCGCTACGCGGACGACCTGGACGAAGAGGCGCGAGAGTACATCGACTTCGCCGTGGACGGCTCCGACCGGATGCGGGAGATGGTCGACGGGTTGCTCGCGTACTCGCGAATCGACATGGACGAGGCGGACTTCGAACGAGTCGAGTGCGACGACGTCGTCGACGACGTACTGACCGATCTGCAGGTGCAGATCGACGAGACCGATGCCGCAGTCGACCTCGAGCCGTTACCCACAGTTCGCGGCGAGGTCCACCAGCTCAAGCAACTGTTCTCGAACCTGGTTTCGAACGCGATCAAGTACAGTGGCGACGAGCCACCCCGGATCGAGATCGCCGACGAGAAACGGGGCGACCGCTGCGTCCTCTCGGTCGCCGACGACGGAATCGGTATCGAGACGGAGTACGTCGACCAGATCTTCGACATCTTCAATCGACTCCACTCGAACGACGAGTTCCAGGGGACCGGTATCGGACTCTCGCTGTGTCGGAAGATCGTCGACCACCACGGCGGCGACATCTGGGTCGACTCCGAACCGGGCGACGGTACGACGTTTTACTTCACCCTTCCTGCGGCGGCGTAG
- a CDS encoding cell division protein SepF, protein MGLMSKILGSGQTRTADEYVELDLDDVTPSTGDAGMSVHIAEIGGQVDAIDIKDAVYDGDIVIADITRLRTKDSTTEHIVDELRQVAREVDGDIVQKGDDQLIITPTGIRIGREKLGR, encoded by the coding sequence ATGGGATTAATGAGCAAGATCCTCGGCAGCGGGCAGACGCGCACCGCCGACGAGTACGTCGAACTCGACCTCGACGACGTCACGCCGTCGACCGGGGACGCCGGAATGTCCGTCCACATCGCCGAAATCGGGGGGCAAGTCGACGCCATCGACATCAAAGACGCCGTCTACGACGGCGACATCGTCATCGCCGACATCACCCGCCTGCGCACCAAAGACAGCACGACCGAACACATCGTCGACGAACTCCGACAGGTCGCCCGCGAGGTCGACGGCGACATCGTCCAGAAGGGTGACGACCAGCTCATCATCACGCCCACAGGGATTCGGATCGGTCGGGAGAAATTGGGTCGGTAA
- a CDS encoding ABC transporter permease subunit yields MNWRLLASKEFGDAIRNYQLYAMTALFGLVFGVFGYIHVRNVRQARVHDYLSAPEPVEFVTMLSLLCIVLIPATGLMLSYEAIVKRRDGGQLTLVLGMPHDRRDVVIGSLVGRYLVFLAPLLLGVVVAVAILLGFGATIPLAALAGFTLATAGLGLAYVAIGIGLSGLVRSPSWAAVCAFGVFMLFVFVWRVVPDGVVYLLSGLEFPDELPWWRPYVATLSPSVAYERVLDAYVFERAGEDAPSAFGVAVLLAWVILAPLAGYLQFDRTDL; encoded by the coding sequence ATGAACTGGCGACTGCTCGCGAGCAAGGAGTTCGGCGACGCGATCCGCAACTACCAGCTGTACGCGATGACGGCGCTCTTCGGGCTCGTCTTCGGCGTGTTCGGCTACATCCACGTGCGGAACGTTCGGCAGGCTCGCGTTCACGACTACCTCTCGGCGCCCGAACCGGTCGAGTTCGTCACGATGCTCTCGTTGCTCTGTATCGTGCTGATCCCGGCCACCGGGCTGATGCTCTCGTACGAGGCCATCGTCAAGCGACGCGACGGCGGCCAGCTCACGCTCGTACTGGGAATGCCTCACGACCGACGCGACGTCGTGATCGGGTCGCTGGTGGGTCGGTACCTGGTGTTCCTCGCGCCGCTACTCCTCGGCGTCGTCGTCGCGGTCGCGATCCTCCTCGGGTTCGGCGCGACGATTCCGCTGGCGGCGCTGGCCGGATTCACGCTCGCCACCGCCGGTCTGGGTCTGGCCTACGTCGCCATCGGCATCGGCCTCTCCGGCTTGGTCCGGTCGCCGTCGTGGGCCGCCGTCTGTGCCTTCGGCGTGTTCATGCTGTTCGTCTTCGTCTGGCGAGTCGTTCCCGACGGCGTCGTCTACCTGCTCTCGGGGCTCGAGTTCCCCGACGAACTCCCGTGGTGGCGCCCCTACGTGGCGACGCTCTCCCCGAGCGTGGCCTACGAACGGGTGCTCGACGCTTACGTGTTCGAGCGAGCTGGCGAGGACGCGCCGTCGGCGTTCGGCGTGGCGGTCTTGCTCGCCTGGGTGATACTCGCACCGCTGGCGGGGTATCTGCAGTTCGACCGGACGGATCTCTAG
- a CDS encoding DUF7562 family protein, producing MWLSRWRTETVTCIACGETIPRSEAREYDKYGNRWEREGKTFEYFCKPCDGDLCRYGRNGLEAQLTDLEAGEHSQEAFLRRYLCSLEERRRVEER from the coding sequence ATGTGGCTCTCCCGGTGGCGAACGGAGACCGTGACCTGCATCGCCTGCGGCGAGACGATCCCGCGATCCGAGGCCCGCGAGTACGACAAGTACGGCAATCGCTGGGAACGCGAGGGAAAAACGTTCGAGTACTTCTGTAAACCCTGCGACGGCGACCTCTGTCGGTACGGCCGCAACGGCCTCGAGGCCCAGCTCACCGACCTCGAGGCTGGCGAGCACTCCCAGGAGGCGTTTTTGCGTCGGTATCTGTGTTCGCTCGAGGAGCGCCGGCGAGTCGAAGAGCGGTGA
- a CDS encoding DUF1028 domain-containing protein produces MTFSICVHETYEDDDGEEHDRFGVAVTTRLPGVGTLCPFVSENGAVATQSLVNVDLGRRGIQYVDDGLAVEDALEALLNADEGASNRQLHGVDRDGKFTFSGEDCKDWYGHTSGDRYTVAGNLLTGESVIEATAAAYADSRDDTPLAERLIDALAAGHAEGGDKREELRVQSAAVRVATTEERELEPFYDDLRVDATLEPIADLRETFDLAREGYETALEKYEDAYEEDDIDAGEE; encoded by the coding sequence ATGACGTTCAGTATCTGTGTCCACGAGACGTACGAGGATGACGACGGCGAGGAACACGACCGCTTTGGTGTCGCCGTGACCACCCGGCTCCCGGGCGTCGGCACCCTCTGCCCGTTCGTCAGCGAGAACGGGGCCGTCGCCACTCAGAGTCTGGTGAACGTCGACCTCGGCCGGCGGGGAATCCAGTACGTCGACGACGGACTCGCCGTCGAGGACGCTCTCGAGGCCCTGCTCAACGCGGACGAGGGGGCCTCGAACCGCCAACTCCACGGCGTCGACCGCGACGGCAAGTTCACGTTCTCGGGAGAAGACTGCAAGGACTGGTACGGACACACGAGCGGCGACCGCTACACGGTCGCCGGCAACCTCCTGACCGGGGAGTCCGTGATCGAGGCAACCGCGGCGGCCTACGCCGATTCGAGGGACGACACCCCGCTCGCCGAACGCCTGATCGACGCCCTCGCCGCTGGGCACGCCGAAGGAGGCGACAAGCGCGAGGAACTGCGGGTCCAGAGCGCGGCCGTCCGCGTCGCGACGACCGAGGAGCGCGAACTCGAGCCGTTCTACGACGACCTCCGGGTCGACGCCACCCTCGAGCCGATCGCGGACCTCCGGGAGACCTTCGACCTGGCTCGGGAGGGCTACGAGACGGCGCTCGAGAAGTACGAGGACGCCTACGAGGAAGACGACATCGACGCGGGCGAGGAGTGA